The nucleotide window TGCATATTACACATGGTTAATGGGGGTGGAGACAAGAATCCGTTAACCTGTTAATCAATTTCCACCGTCATGGACTACACAATGGAAACTAGGTagatagaaggaaaaaaaaatccaaacctCAATGTTCAGCATTCAATTACCAAGAACTAGACTCTCTGACAAACAGCACTGCAAATGAGTAACTAACATATATGTGACAATACAACATACATACATATCAAACTTAGGCTACAGCATATTGTTGAAGTAATAGTGTAGATCCATCTGGGCCTACTTAAGAATATAATGCTCGTGTTAATAATAATCTCTCAATGATATAGTCCCTGAGAAATCTGGGAAAAATAGGTAACAATGAAGAAAAATGACAACCGACAATTGAACTATCAATCTATTTGCAATGAAATAAACTGAAGTCTAACCTGGCCATAAAGTCCCCAGCCAAAAGTAAGTAGGGCTCCTGTATCTGCAAGTGAACAATATATCAATCAACATGTGTGACAAGAAAGAGATGGAACATCTATTAGGTATTATCCACTCATCATGTGACATCCTGCTAACTGCGTGCAGCCTAAATTCTAGTCAAGGATTAGAGCTTCGAAGGGAGAGTATATGCAAGTTGTAGATATAAAAGGAATCTTTCTTTAAGGAAAAAGGATATGTACAAAATAAAGTGGAGAAATACGCAACAAAACTTCTtgtcaataaaagaaaatttacatTAAAAGATCCTCATGTTATGATCTCCTGTTAATAATGCTAAATCCTATATTTCCATCCTTTGACCATTTACAAAATCAAACCCCTACTTTCCTCTATTCAAACTTCCTCAAGATACTCAAACATTTAACTATATTAAATATATCAAAGTCAATTCAAGTTTCAAATTCACAATTGTTCACCTTGTTAGTATTCTCAATGTGCATCTTTATTTGTATTCCAACCTATTTAATCTGCTTTATTTCATTAGAAAATTTAGTAGCCATTTACACAATGCAATCTAGTAGCCTATTCCCCTTGTTGCTAGTATGTTGAAAGATGGTAAAAAATCATATGTCATAAGCTGCTTGAAGTCTTCCCCCTCATCTTAGCTTATGATTGACATGGCACCAGTACACGCATGTTCTGGTGCTCACCTGACACACAAATAGATGCATGTATCTACATAGGAAGAATTCAGGGTtagcattattatattttctagCTAAAGAAATGAGTTCTAAAAGTGTGTCAACAGAATTAATTCCAAATCACTGAAAATGTGTGTCAACTGATAGTAAGTATTGTGGCAGAAAAGAAGTAACAAATGAATACTGACCTGTAACAGCAGCACTGTGACGACCCCCACAAGCAATGGCCTTTATACAGGTTCCTATGAGTTTAAAAGCCTGCCCATCTGAACCTTGTTTCCCTTTAGTTGCTGGTGATGATTGGTCTTTAGTAAAAGAAGCTGACTCTATACAAGGTACAGGATGAGGAGAAGACACATTCCGGATACGAGTACCCAAACCAAGTTGCCCTTCCCCTCCATAGCCCCAACCCCACACCTGACCTACATCTGAAACTTTGTGAAAAATGAAATGTCTTAGCATTTGTTTGTCCTACAATTTACAAATCTAGAGGAGGCTAGAAAATAAGAATTGAAGAAAAGGAAACTGCCAAATGATGCGGAAAGTTATATTATGCAGAAACTACATAACCTTAGATCAAGGAAATGGACTTACATGACAATGCTAGTGTATGACGTCCACCTGCAGCAACACATGTGATACGGACACCTACATTAAGATTTACAAGACATGGAGGTGCTGAAAGAGCTTCTTCACCAGACGAAGAGCTTTCAGGTCCCAGTTTAGCTGAAGATAACCTTCTTCGCTTTGTATTCTCATCACCACCTCCACTATCAAAACCTGACAtggttccagtagttcttgagccCTGTGACCTAGGCATCACTGCCATGGAgaaaccacgagaacagacacaaaagaatgttaaactaaagaagtttttttttttctattcgaaTCATCATAGACAAGAAATTACTGGTACAACCATGGTCACTCATAAATCCACTatgtttttcctctttttctgAGGCTCCTTCAGAGGACGACTGGTCTCTGACATTCCTCCCAAAAGGCACGCACTCTTTCCATCCCCATGTGTAGACTTCTCCTTGAGCTGGCCTAGGAAGGTAAATTTTGAGTTTCCAAAAAGCTCAATGATAGCTTCATTTGTCAGATTATGCAACATAAAATATGTAGCATTCAATGCAAGACAgtcacttctttttttttctactcTCCATGATAAAGAAAGAATATGAATATACTAATTAAGATGTTCAACTTTTTTTCTTGTATGACAAGTAAAATATTCCATCAAATATAAACAAAAAGTGCAAGTAGGCATACAACCTGTGACTGCTACACAGTGAGCCCACCCGGCAGCTGCCTTGACTATGGGTACCTTAGTTGGGAGGTCAAATACCTCAGGAGTCTCCTGATTAATGCAAAATGTGAGGCTCATCCATCCAAAACATCGGGATGCAAAGAAAAAAATAAGCATAAAATATTAAACACGATGCTAGTTGAAGGGATTCAAAAGATGGCCTAATTACCTCATGCTTCCCCGAAGTAACATAGCTTTGACCCATGTCATCTGTAGAACCCCATGTAAATAGCTTGCCTGACTCTAATACAAGAAAGAAGGCAGCAGGATAAGTTATTACTCAGTCAACATTCAGATCTAATAGAAGCTATCTGGGCATCAATACTACCAATGACCACAAGGTCTTTGGACTGTCGAGAAAACCAGCATCAGATTTCAAAAGGATTGATAACTTCATCAAAATGGAAAATAATTCCTGACTGTCATTATTCTGTGAAAATTCAGATCGGCGTTCTTCATCAGCAACTTAATCGTGCGTACATATTTAAGATGTTAAAAGGTTGTACTTCAAGCCACCAGAAATTGAAACCACTCTGAGCCACACGAAAAACATTCTGCTTGTGAGGATATaaacaaagcacaaaataaagagaTCATCGTTATCATCAAAGACAAACTCAAGACATAAAAAATGATTAAacggaagaaaaaaaatttactcAGAAGTATTATCTAAAATAATGAAAAACAATAAAAATGGATGGGAAATCTAATACTAAAAAATCAGTTCAGTAACCAAGGGAAGAATGCAGTCCAAAAATGGAGGCTATCAAGATGAGCAAGCCCAAGTTCGCCGCAACATCTAAAACACAAAGAAGGAAGAAAATCTACCTCTTGAAAATGAGGGTTGCAAAACAAATTTAGAAAGCAAAAAAGCTCAAAGCCCAACCAACACGAACAAGCATCTAAAGATCAAGGACGTTGGCTCTCTGATAGGAGAAGACCAAAAACGAATCGAAAGAGGCAGAAAGCGCAAGCAGAAGGGATTAAATAGTAGAAGTAGCGGCCGATACCGGACATGGCCATGGCGAATCCGCATCCACCGCCACTGACATCCTTCCACCGGTCTCCTGCTGGCGAATCCGGCACTCGGACGGCCACCGGATGAAGTAAAGGCGATCTCTGCGGCGACACTCCGGGAAGGTAACCCCACATCAACACCGTCTTATCCCTCCCCGTCGCCTCCTCCACCACCATCATCTCCTCCTTCccgtcctcttccatttcctcccctcctcctcctcccccctccTCCCCACCATTCATTTCCCTCCCCCAATCTATCTATCGCTCTATCAATCAATCTCCTCAACCCTTTCTCGGCTTTCTTTTCCCCCTCGATCTCCTGAGGTCGACTTCAAGCTACGCTGATATTTGCTCAAAGAAGCAGGACTCAACATCCACTGCCAAGATAGACCAAACACGAGAGAGAGCAGAGGACAGCCCTAATTCACCCGCATCAATTCGTGCTTCACGGGCCTGTCCACGTAGGACGGACAAAAGGCACTCCGAGACACGTGGGTCAACGAAGGCCGCTGGATGACCCGGGGCGTTCTTGGCCAGGAGTTCCCAGGAAGCTTCTGGAAGCTGAAGGGCCCATCCGTGGGAAAGCCGCTCGCTCCTCTCGCCACGCCGAGGCTGATTCGGGAGGAGTGGCCACCAACACCCCACGTGGCGATCCCAACCGAGACGCGGGCTGGGTGGCGCCCGTTCCCTCCACTTTGATGTGATTATTTTTTGTTGCTGTTAGGTTTGGAAGCTTCGAGACAAAACGGGGGTTAATAATAATATTCTTC belongs to Musa acuminata AAA Group cultivar baxijiao chromosome BXJ1-11, Cavendish_Baxijiao_AAA, whole genome shotgun sequence and includes:
- the LOC103972273 gene encoding ultraviolet-B receptor UVR8 isoform X2, coding for MNGGEEGGGGGGEEMEEDGKEEMMVVEEATGRDKTVLMWGYLPGVSPQRSPLLHPVAVRVPDSPAGDRWKDVSGGGCGFAMAMSESGKLFTWGSTDDMGQSYVTSGKHEETPEVFDLPTKVPIVKAAAGWAHCVAVTAQGEVYTWGWKECVPFGRNVRDQSSSEGASEKEEKHSGFMSDHVMPRSQGSRTTGTMSGFDSGGGDENTKRRRLSSAKLGPESSSSGEEALSAPPCLVNLNVGVRITCVAAGGRHTLALSYVGQVWGWGYGGEGQLGLGTRIRNVSSPHPVPCIESASFTKDQSSPATKGKQGSDGQAFKLIGTCIKAIACGGRHSAAVTDTGALLTFGWGLYGQCGQGSTDDELSPTCVSSLLGVEIQGVAAGLWHTMCTSVDGGVYSFGGNQFGQLGTGSDQAETLPKQLDAPCLENKNAKLISCGARHSTMLTEDGQVFCWGWNKYGQLGLGDSIDRNIPSVVPIENLQPKNVSCGWWHTLVLAESPT
- the LOC103972273 gene encoding ultraviolet-B receptor UVR8 isoform X1, with translation MNGGEEGGGGGGEEMEEDGKEEMMVVEEATGRDKTVLMWGYLPGVSPQRSPLLHPVAVRVPDSPAGDRWKDVSGGGCGFAMAMSESGKLFTWGSTDDMGQSYVTSGKHEETPEVFDLPTKVPIVKAAAGWAHCVAVTAQGEVYTWGWKECVPFGRNVRDQSSSEGASEKEEKHSGFMSDHVMPRSQGSRTTGTMSGFDSGGGDENTKRRRLSSAKLGPESSSSGEEALSAPPCLVNLNVGVRITCVAAGGRHTLALSFSDVGQVWGWGYGGEGQLGLGTRIRNVSSPHPVPCIESASFTKDQSSPATKGKQGSDGQAFKLIGTCIKAIACGGRHSAAVTDTGALLTFGWGLYGQCGQGSTDDELSPTCVSSLLGVEIQGVAAGLWHTMCTSVDGGVYSFGGNQFGQLGTGSDQAETLPKQLDAPCLENKNAKLISCGARHSTMLTEDGQVFCWGWNKYGQLGLGDSIDRNIPSVVPIENLQPKNVSCGWWHTLVLAESPT